A stretch of DNA from Anaerolineales bacterium:
GAGCCCTTGTACCCGCATCCGAAGCCCGCGTGAATCCCACCGGTGAACGCAACGCCAGTGCCCCTCACAGCCGACTCGGCCGATGAGCCAGGGGAGCCAGCAGCCCATGCCAGACTTTGAAGCCGTGATCGGCCTGGAGACTCATATCCAGCTCAACACGCAGAGCAAGATCTTCTGCGCCTGCAAGGCCGACTCCTGGGGAGCCGAGCCCAACACCAACATCTGCCCGGTGTGCACCGGCCTGCCGGGCGTACTCCCGACCCTCAATCAACGGGCGGTGGAGAAGGCGGTCCTGCTGGCCAGCGCCATGCACGCCGAATCCATCCAGGAGCTCTCGTTCTTTGCCCGCAAGAACTACTTCTATCCCGACCTGCCAAAGGGCTACCAGATCAGCCAGTATGACGAGCCGCTGGCACGCGGCGGGTACTTCGACCTTCCGCTTCCATCGGGCGCCACGCGCCGCCTGACCATCCACAAGCTCCATCTGGAGGAGGATGCCGGCAAGACTGTTCACGCCGCCGGGCGCAGGCTGATCGACTTCAACCGCTGCGGTGTACCCCTGGTCGAGATGGTTACCGGCCCCGATCTGCGCAGCGCCGACGAGGCGGCGCACTACCTGATCCGCCTGCGCCAGCTGCTGCGCTGGCTGGGGATCTCAGAAGCCGACATGGAGCGCGGCCATCTGCGCTGCGATGGCAATGTCTCGATCCGCCGGGCGGGCGAGACCGTGCTCAATCCCAAGACGGAGATCAAGAACGTCAACTCGATCGACTCGCTGCGCGAGGCGCTTGCGGCCGAGATCGCACGCCAGGTGCGCCAGGTGGAAAGCGGCCACTCGATCCGGCCATGGACGCTGGATTGGGACGAAGCCTCCGGCACCCTGCGCAAGATGCGCTCGAAGGAGACCGAAGCCGACTACCGCTACTTCCGTGAACCGGATCTGCTGCCGCTGCGGATCGAACCTGCGTGGAAGGCGCAGGCCCTCTCTGAGCTTCCCGAGCTGCCGCTCGCCCGCAAGCAGCGCTTCATCGACCAGTACGGCCTGCCTGCCTACGACGCCGAGATTCTGACGGAGGAGCGCAGCCTCTCCGATTACTTTGAGGCGGCGGTCTTGGCCTACGGTGGCGAGCCCAAGGCCGTCTCCAACTGGATGATGAACGATGTGCTGCGCCTGCTGCGCGATCTCGGCCTGAGCGCCGGCGATCTGCGGCTGCGCCCCAACGATCTCGCCCAGGTCATCCGCATGGTTGAGGCCCGCCAGATCAATGCCGCCACCGGGAAGACGCTGCTCGAGAAGGTCGAGCAAACCGGCCAACCCCCGGCCGAACTGGTTGCGCGCCAAGGCCTGGGGCAGGTGGCGGATGAGCAGGCACTGCGGGGCCTGGCCGAGGCCGTCCTGGAGGAGAACCCCGATCAGGTGGCGACCTATCGTGCCGGCAAGGGGACTCTCATCGGTTGGTTCGTCGGACAAGTGATGCGCAAGTCCGGCGGCAAGGCCGACCCCAATCTGGCGCGCCAGGTCCTCGAAACGCTTCTGATTGAAACCGATGGGTGAGGCTCCGTTCGGCTTGTGTGCCGGAGCATGAGTCGGCCGCACCGTCTGCCGCCTGCACCTGAGTCGGGCTTCGTCGACCTCGGCGGTCTGCGCACCCACACCCTGCATTGGACGCCGGCCCAGCCCAGGACGCCCGTCCTGCTCTTGCACGGTCTGGCTTCCAACGCCCGCATCTGGGAGTTGTCGGCGCCGCGCCTCGCCGCCGCCGGCTACGATACCTGGGCGATCGACCTGCGCGGGCATGGACTGAGCGGGAAGCCGGACGGCGGCTATGGCTTCTCCGCCATCGTTGCCGATATTGGATGCTTTGTGCGCATGCGCCGACTGCGTCGGCCGCTGCTGGTTGGCCACTCCTGGGGAGCCTACCTGGCGATTGACTTCGCCGTTCGTCATTCAGGCGGCGCCTATGCTCCCTGCGGCCTGGTCTTGGTCGATGGCGGCATGAGTCAGCTGGCCGACATCCCCGGTGCTTCCTGGCCCAGCGTGCGTGATTGGCTCGCACCCCCGCGCCTCGCCGGCCTGACGCTGGAAGGCTTGCGCCGGCGGTTGACCGCCCCCGGGCGGGCCTGGACTCCGAACGCCCGTGCGCAGGAGATCCTGATCGCCAACTTCGAGGTCGATTCACGGGGTCGGATTCGTCCGCATCTGACTCGCCGGCGTCACCTGCAGCTCCTGCGCTCGATCTGGGAGTACCGTGCCTATCAGGCGTATGCCGCGCTATCCTGCCCGGTGCTCTTGCTGCCGGCCGTCCCACCCTCGCCCCGCACGCCCGACGAGGACCGCCTCCTTGCACAGAAGCGCAGAGGGGTCGCGATCGCCTGCGAGCGGATTCGCGAGGTGCAGGTGAGCTGGATGCGCGACACGATCCATGACGTCCCGCTCCAGCGTCCGTTGGCTCTCGCGAACCAAATACTGCGGTTCGCCGGACAGGTGGTCTGATATTGAACAGGCTGCGGGCACGGTGATCGGCCATCCGGGGCGTGGGGAGTTCAGCCTGCGGCCGGCCCGCGCCGGAGACCAGGCCTCAATCCGGCGGTTGGTGCGCCAGGGGCGCATCAACCCGAGCGGGCTGGACTGGCGGCGATTCGTAGTCGCCGTCGATGGCGAGCAACGGGTGATCGGCTGCGGCCAGATTAAGCCGCACCGAGGCCACGCCCCCGAGCTGGCTTCGATCGTGGTGGACCCCCACTGGCGGGGTGGCGGCGTGGCGAGCGCCATCATTCACAGCCTGATGCAGGCCGGGCCGCCGCTGTGGCTGGTGTGTCGCTCACGGCTTGCCCCCTTCTATGCCCGCTTCGGTTTCCGGGCGCTCTCGCCGCGCGATCCGGCGCCCGCCCATTTCCGTCGGCTGCTTCGCCTCGGACGATGGCTCAACCCCCTGTCCCCCGCCAACAGCCGACTGAGCGTCATGGTGTGGAAGGGGTAGGCGAGGCCCGTCCGACCCGAACAACGCGATCCTCCACGATCCTGCAAGGCGACTGCTAGTTGCCTGCTGCCCTGGAAGTCGATAGACTGAATAGGACTTGCATCCTAGCCTTGAGGTGCTAGTCCGGCGCGCGGCAAAGCGCCGGCGGGCGGCGGAAGGAGCGTGCGGGGGATGAAAGCCATACTGGACGATCTCAACGCCGTGGCTGGCGTCACCGGCGCTTTCGTGTGTGATGGCGACGGCCGCCTGTTGGCCTCCTCCCTCAAGACCCCGATCTCAGACGACATCCTGGCCATGGTGGCCAAGACCCTCAACCGCACGGCGGAGGGGGTGCACAGCCTTCAGGGTAAGAAGGCGACGGATGTTGAGATGGTGTTTGAGTCGGGGATCGTGGTGCTCAAGCCGCTCGAGCCGGGCTGCCTGTGTATTCTGTGCACCCCGAAGGTCAGTATCCCGATGCTGAACCTCACAGCCAACATGGCCGCTCGCCAAGCGAAGAAGGCGATCGCCGGCGGCGCTGTGGCGTTGGCGCCGGGTCCAGCTCCGGCCGGAAAGGGAATTCCCTCGTAGGGGGTGGCGCAGGTCGAGCACGAGCTGGCCGTCGCGGTCGGCCCGGTGGCGATGCTGATTGTCGATGATACCCTGGCTCGGTTGCGCTCCACG
This window harbors:
- the gatB gene encoding Asp-tRNA(Asn)/Glu-tRNA(Gln) amidotransferase subunit GatB; translation: MPDFEAVIGLETHIQLNTQSKIFCACKADSWGAEPNTNICPVCTGLPGVLPTLNQRAVEKAVLLASAMHAESIQELSFFARKNYFYPDLPKGYQISQYDEPLARGGYFDLPLPSGATRRLTIHKLHLEEDAGKTVHAAGRRLIDFNRCGVPLVEMVTGPDLRSADEAAHYLIRLRQLLRWLGISEADMERGHLRCDGNVSIRRAGETVLNPKTEIKNVNSIDSLREALAAEIARQVRQVESGHSIRPWTLDWDEASGTLRKMRSKETEADYRYFREPDLLPLRIEPAWKAQALSELPELPLARKQRFIDQYGLPAYDAEILTEERSLSDYFEAAVLAYGGEPKAVSNWMMNDVLRLLRDLGLSAGDLRLRPNDLAQVIRMVEARQINAATGKTLLEKVEQTGQPPAELVARQGLGQVADEQALRGLAEAVLEENPDQVATYRAGKGTLIGWFVGQVMRKSGGKADPNLARQVLETLLIETDG
- a CDS encoding roadblock/LC7 domain-containing protein, which encodes MKAILDDLNAVAGVTGAFVCDGDGRLLASSLKTPISDDILAMVAKTLNRTAEGVHSLQGKKATDVEMVFESGIVVLKPLEPGCLCILCTPKVSIPMLNLTANMAARQAKKAIAGGAVALAPGPAPAGKGIPS
- a CDS encoding alpha/beta hydrolase; amino-acid sequence: MSRPHRLPPAPESGFVDLGGLRTHTLHWTPAQPRTPVLLLHGLASNARIWELSAPRLAAAGYDTWAIDLRGHGLSGKPDGGYGFSAIVADIGCFVRMRRLRRPLLVGHSWGAYLAIDFAVRHSGGAYAPCGLVLVDGGMSQLADIPGASWPSVRDWLAPPRLAGLTLEGLRRRLTAPGRAWTPNARAQEILIANFEVDSRGRIRPHLTRRRHLQLLRSIWEYRAYQAYAALSCPVLLLPAVPPSPRTPDEDRLLAQKRRGVAIACERIREVQVSWMRDTIHDVPLQRPLALANQILRFAGQVV
- a CDS encoding GNAT family N-acetyltransferase; protein product: MIGHPGRGEFSLRPARAGDQASIRRLVRQGRINPSGLDWRRFVVAVDGEQRVIGCGQIKPHRGHAPELASIVVDPHWRGGGVASAIIHSLMQAGPPLWLVCRSRLAPFYARFGFRALSPRDPAPAHFRRLLRLGRWLNPLSPANSRLSVMVWKG